One Thermodesulfobacteriota bacterium genomic region harbors:
- a CDS encoding tetratricopeptide repeat protein codes for MTGSRLDTFKALVQKDPGNPLGRYSLANEYYKLGMYEEAIREIKEYLKIADDQGAVYRTLADCYIQTGDTEMAREAYYEGIEAANRHGHPGMAEEYEEAIDMLGE; via the coding sequence GTGACAGGCTCAAGGTTGGATACGTTCAAGGCACTCGTGCAAAAAGACCCGGGAAACCCCCTCGGCAGGTACAGTCTCGCTAACGAATATTACAAGCTCGGGATGTACGAAGAGGCTATAAGAGAGATAAAGGAGTATCTCAAGATCGCGGACGACCAGGGGGCCGTCTACAGGACGCTCGCCGACTGCTACATACAGACGGGCGACACGGAGATGGCGAGGGAGGCTTACTACGAAGGTATAGAGGCCGCCAACCGCCACGGCCATCCCGGAATGGCGGAGGAGTACGAGGAAGCTATCGATATGCTGGGCGAATGA
- the lipB gene encoding lipoyl(octanoyl) transferase LipB, which translates to MNTFKVYKLGTVPYGKALDLQLKLLEMRKNEEIGDTLLLLEHPPTFTIGRRGNMGNLLAAKSHLEKAGIHFEVISRGGDITYHGPGQLVGYPIMDLNGMGRDIHKYLRNLEETIIVSLGNFGIRGRRIEGVTGVWTKWHKIASIGVGVRRWVTYHGFALNVNTDLSYFDMIVPCGIENVQMTSIQRWLGKKEYIDMPDVEDSIIKAFSQVFNITHSNTTTLYNNFRDKDVDFDLLLDIEKRLEAKSDLTA; encoded by the coding sequence ATGAACACCTTTAAAGTCTACAAGCTCGGGACTGTCCCCTACGGAAAAGCGCTCGACCTCCAGCTGAAACTTCTCGAGATGAGAAAGAACGAAGAGATCGGGGACACTCTCCTTCTCCTGGAACACCCTCCCACGTTCACGATCGGACGCCGCGGCAATATGGGGAACCTCCTCGCCGCGAAGAGCCACCTAGAGAAAGCCGGCATCCATTTCGAGGTGATAAGCAGGGGCGGCGACATAACTTACCACGGCCCCGGCCAGCTCGTCGGATATCCTATAATGGACCTGAACGGCATGGGGAGGGACATCCACAAGTATCTGAGGAACCTCGAAGAGACGATCATAGTATCGCTCGGGAACTTCGGCATACGCGGAAGGAGGATCGAAGGCGTAACCGGCGTCTGGACGAAATGGCACAAGATTGCCTCGATCGGGGTCGGCGTCAGGAGGTGGGTCACATACCACGGCTTCGCGCTTAACGTGAATACCGACCTCTCCTACTTCGACATGATAGTTCCCTGCGGTATAGAAAACGTGCAGATGACTTCCATTCAGAGATGGCTCGGGAAAAAAGAATATATAGACATGCCGGATGTAGAGGATAGTATAATTAAAGCATTTTCTCAGGTATTTAACATAACCCACTCGAATACAACAACACTCTATAACAATTTCAGAGATAAAGACGTCGACTTCGACCTTCTCCTCGACATCGAGAAAAGGCTCGAGGCCAAGTCAGACCTGACCGCATGA
- a CDS encoding response regulator has translation MEKIKVMIVEDEIIVAKHIEDSLRSLGYSVTGIVSTGEDAVGHSAEHRPDIVLMDIMLEGETDGISAAETIRKRYSIPVIFLTAYSNEKTIHRAKTAKPYGYILKPFEETDLFTSIEIALHKHRIERKLVEETENALAAIIGSAEVFLEDGTSKHNAETLRRIESIRNAALIIKETIEEL, from the coding sequence ATGGAAAAGATAAAAGTAATGATAGTCGAGGACGAGATCATAGTCGCAAAGCACATCGAAGACTCGCTCCGGAGTCTCGGGTATTCCGTGACGGGGATAGTATCCACGGGCGAAGACGCGGTCGGGCACTCGGCGGAACACCGTCCGGATATCGTGCTCATGGATATCATGCTCGAGGGCGAGACCGACGGTATAAGCGCAGCCGAGACTATCAGGAAGCGGTACAGCATCCCCGTAATATTCCTCACCGCCTACTCCAACGAAAAAACGATCCACAGGGCCAAGACGGCAAAGCCCTACGGCTATATACTCAAGCCTTTCGAGGAGACCGACCTGTTCACGTCGATCGAGATCGCGCTCCACAAGCACAGGATCGAAAGGAAGCTCGTGGAGGAGACGGAGAACGCCCTTGCCGCGATCATAGGCAGCGCCGAGGTGTTTCTCGAAGACGGGACCTCGAAGCATAACGCCGAGACGCTCAGACGGATCGAGTCCATCAGGAACGCGGCGCTCATAATCAAGGAGACGATAGAGGAATTGTAG
- a CDS encoding non-heme iron oxygenase ferredoxin subunit, protein MGELFDVGAEGDIAPGEAKLVEAEGREIALFNCDGEYFALDNDCTHIGGPLCEGEISGDRVICPWHGSEFSIKTGEVLGPPADENVNTYKVRVEGGRILIEI, encoded by the coding sequence TTGGGAGAACTGTTCGATGTAGGAGCCGAAGGGGATATAGCCCCCGGCGAGGCTAAGCTCGTCGAGGCCGAGGGCCGCGAGATAGCGCTCTTTAACTGCGACGGTGAATACTTCGCTCTCGACAACGACTGTACTCACATAGGCGGGCCGCTCTGCGAGGGCGAGATTTCGGGCGACAGGGTAATTTGCCCGTGGCACGGATCCGAATTCAGCATAAAGACTGGCGAGGTCCTGGGACCCCCTGCCGATGAGAACGTCAATACGTACAAGGTGCGCGTCGAGGGCGGAAGGATTCTTATCGAGATCTAG
- a CDS encoding FAD-binding oxidoreductase, whose protein sequence is MSDRTFDFLFIGAGILGSAGAYALSRKLSENSLKAAIGVIDIDMEGGLSSTLKNAGGVRATWRSRANIELCKYSIDFYESIADLIQFRELGYFWMHGAKSWQEINENHPLYVEYGLPVELYPPEEVPSILPLVDNIEGIEGLSVSRKAGLIDHYSLREFYRAGARKNGVRFFDRCYAAGITVEGGRAKEVTAYDLRGYNRNRSAVEEKVKTILEDDSVDHGLPRIEFECGTLINTAGAWAPRVSALYGFKDEGVKPRRRQMVVLHCPDVDLSPYGMLIDTSDIYFHQDGENILAGYSNMDEPYGYNFEFSFGGMTEESPFVKHIWQPLWKRISGFEKVKFIRGWAGMYAETPDRSGYLGRVPGLENVYECEAHTGRGLMISYGAATALADLLVDGKFRRELSHAEDLSRERKSGPLFEGLHL, encoded by the coding sequence ATGAGCGATCGCACTTTCGACTTCCTCTTCATCGGCGCCGGCATACTCGGCTCGGCGGGGGCATATGCGCTTTCCAGAAAGCTCAGCGAAAATAGCTTGAAGGCCGCTATCGGCGTAATCGATATAGACATGGAAGGAGGGCTTTCCTCTACGCTCAAGAACGCGGGGGGCGTGAGGGCCACATGGAGGAGCCGCGCGAACATAGAGCTCTGCAAGTACTCGATCGATTTCTACGAATCGATCGCGGACTTAATACAGTTCCGGGAGCTCGGTTACTTCTGGATGCACGGTGCCAAGTCGTGGCAGGAGATAAACGAGAACCATCCGCTCTACGTGGAGTACGGCCTCCCGGTGGAGCTGTATCCCCCGGAAGAGGTCCCTTCGATACTCCCGCTCGTCGACAACATAGAAGGGATAGAAGGGCTCTCGGTATCGAGAAAAGCGGGGCTCATAGACCACTACTCGTTAAGGGAATTCTACAGGGCCGGGGCGAGGAAGAACGGGGTCAGGTTCTTCGACAGGTGCTATGCCGCGGGGATCACGGTCGAAGGCGGGAGGGCGAAAGAGGTCACGGCCTACGACCTCCGCGGATACAACAGGAACAGGAGCGCAGTCGAAGAAAAAGTGAAGACGATACTGGAAGACGACAGCGTCGATCACGGCCTGCCCCGGATCGAGTTCGAATGCGGGACGCTCATAAACACGGCCGGGGCCTGGGCGCCCCGCGTCTCTGCCCTTTACGGGTTTAAGGACGAGGGAGTAAAACCCAGGAGGCGCCAGATGGTGGTGCTCCACTGCCCGGACGTCGACCTTTCGCCTTACGGGATGCTGATAGACACGTCCGACATTTATTTCCACCAGGACGGAGAAAACATTCTCGCGGGGTATTCCAACATGGACGAGCCCTACGGCTACAACTTCGAGTTCAGCTTCGGGGGCATGACCGAGGAAAGCCCGTTCGTGAAACACATCTGGCAGCCCCTCTGGAAGAGGATAAGCGGGTTCGAGAAGGTGAAATTCATAAGGGGATGGGCGGGCATGTACGCGGAGACGCCCGACCGCTCGGGTTATCTCGGCAGAGTGCCCGGCCTCGAGAACGTCTACGAGTGCGAGGCGCACACGGGAAGGGGGCTCATGATCTCGTACGGCGCGGCCACTGCGCTCGCCGACCTTTTAGTTGACGGGAAATTCAGGCGCGAGCTCAGTCACGCGGAAGACCTGTCGAGGGAGAGAAAATCAGGGCCCCTGTTCGAAGGGCTCCATTTGTAA
- a CDS encoding DNA polymerase, translated as MGDHRLGWLFVDMNSYFASVEQQTRPGLRGRPVAVAAVMTDSTCCIAASYEAKKYGIKTGTGVGEARRLCPDLEIVESRPEIYIETHHKIVSAVSSVLPVDTVQSIDEMSCRLTGRQTVLENAVKLGHAVKKAIREQAGEYLRCSVGIAPNRFLAKVATDMEKPDGFTVITKEDLPHKLYSLSLTDLPGIGRRMHDRLRRSGVHTVEALCALSEERVSGIWGSVVGKRLHRLLRGEDIIETASSRKTVGHSHVLPPEFRTDEGTRAVFIKLIHKAAFRLRRLRYLSDRMTIGIDYLGDEESWVKAANIGKRNDTQTMIDAFSGMWEERPVAGRPLRASVTFSDLTPSGESPMNLFDGERKLDKVSGALDEINERWGADSIYYGAMHGALDSAPMRIGFTSIPDAVAEGNKGRQKTGRPGKD; from the coding sequence ATGGGTGATCATCGGCTCGGGTGGCTTTTCGTGGACATGAACTCGTACTTCGCCTCGGTCGAGCAGCAGACGAGGCCCGGCCTCAGGGGCAGGCCCGTGGCCGTTGCCGCCGTTATGACGGACAGCACGTGCTGCATAGCCGCGAGCTACGAGGCGAAAAAATACGGCATTAAAACCGGGACGGGCGTCGGAGAGGCCCGCAGGCTTTGCCCGGACCTCGAAATCGTGGAATCGAGGCCGGAGATATACATCGAGACGCATCATAAAATAGTCTCTGCCGTGAGCTCCGTGCTGCCCGTGGATACGGTGCAGTCGATAGACGAGATGTCCTGCCGTCTTACGGGGAGGCAGACGGTCCTGGAAAATGCCGTAAAGCTTGGGCACGCCGTTAAGAAGGCGATCAGGGAGCAGGCGGGGGAATACCTCCGGTGCTCCGTCGGGATCGCGCCCAACCGCTTCCTGGCCAAGGTGGCGACCGATATGGAGAAGCCCGACGGCTTTACGGTTATAACGAAAGAAGACCTTCCGCATAAATTATATTCCCTCTCCCTTACCGACCTGCCGGGCATAGGGAGGAGGATGCACGACCGCTTGAGGAGAAGCGGCGTGCATACGGTCGAAGCCCTTTGCGCTCTCTCGGAAGAAAGGGTCTCCGGCATATGGGGAAGCGTCGTGGGCAAGCGGCTCCACCGGTTGCTCCGGGGCGAGGATATTATCGAGACCGCGTCGTCGAGGAAGACGGTCGGGCACTCCCACGTGCTGCCCCCCGAATTCAGGACGGACGAAGGGACGCGGGCGGTGTTCATAAAGCTCATACACAAGGCGGCGTTCAGGCTGAGGAGGCTCAGGTACCTTTCCGACAGAATGACGATCGGTATCGACTACCTGGGGGATGAAGAGAGCTGGGTGAAGGCCGCGAATATAGGGAAGAGGAACGATACTCAGACCATGATCGACGCCTTCTCCGGAATGTGGGAGGAGAGACCTGTCGCGGGGAGGCCGCTCCGTGCGTCCGTCACCTTCTCCGACCTCACCCCCTCCGGCGAGTCACCTATGAATTTGTTCGACGGAGAGAGGAAGCTCGACAAGGTGTCGGGCGCGCTTGACGAGATAAACGAGCGGTGGGGGGCGGACAGCATCTATTACGGGGCTATGCACGGCGCCCTGGATTCGGCTCCGATGAGGATAGGGTTCACATCGATACCGGACGCGGTCGCCGAGGGGAATAAAGGGAGACAAAAGACGGGGAGGCCCGGCAAGGATTAA
- a CDS encoding oxaloacetate decarboxylase yields the protein MTMGRKLREILSEPGILVLPGVHDCVSAKLAERAGFAAAFTSGFGISGSMLGKPDFGFLTATEMLSAAGRIVSSVGIPVVADMDTGYGNALNVLRTVEEIVTLGAAGIILEDQVWPKKCGHFEGKHVIPMEEHVEKIRAASEARGESGLVIIGRTDSRAPLGLDEAIRRGRAYCEAGADVVFIEAPQSVEELREIAAAFPGVPLFANMVEGGKTPILGAEELGALGYKIAVFPLAALFSATRAIESCFAYLRKHGTTAGYGDMLSFKDFEEIIDVPKYRELEKKFGVPKV from the coding sequence ATGACGATGGGCCGGAAGCTGAGGGAAATACTGTCGGAGCCGGGGATTCTGGTTCTTCCGGGAGTGCACGACTGCGTGAGCGCCAAGCTCGCCGAGAGGGCCGGGTTCGCGGCCGCTTTCACGAGCGGCTTCGGCATTTCGGGCTCCATGCTCGGTAAGCCCGACTTCGGGTTCCTCACCGCTACCGAAATGCTCTCGGCCGCGGGGCGCATCGTCTCCTCAGTCGGCATACCTGTCGTCGCCGACATGGATACCGGGTACGGGAACGCCTTGAACGTGCTGAGGACCGTGGAGGAGATAGTCACTTTAGGCGCCGCCGGGATAATACTCGAAGACCAGGTCTGGCCCAAGAAATGCGGCCATTTCGAGGGCAAGCACGTGATCCCGATGGAGGAGCATGTGGAGAAGATCCGCGCGGCTTCGGAAGCCAGGGGCGAGAGCGGCCTGGTCATAATAGGGCGCACGGACTCGCGCGCGCCGCTGGGTCTCGACGAGGCTATAAGGAGGGGTAGAGCTTACTGCGAGGCCGGGGCCGACGTAGTATTCATAGAGGCGCCCCAATCCGTCGAAGAGCTCAGGGAGATCGCCGCCGCTTTTCCCGGAGTGCCGCTCTTCGCGAACATGGTCGAGGGCGGGAAGACCCCTATACTCGGCGCTGAGGAGCTGGGCGCGCTCGGGTACAAGATAGCCGTGTTCCCTCTCGCCGCATTGTTCTCGGCGACGAGAGCGATCGAGTCCTGCTTCGCTTATCTCAGGAAACACGGGACCACGGCGGGGTACGGGGACATGCTTTCGTTTAAGGACTTCGAAGAGATAATAGACGTCCCAAAGTACAGGGAGCTTGAAAAAAAGTTCGGGGTTCCGAAAGTCTAA
- a CDS encoding YdgA family protein, which translates to MRRVIIVIVLIVVLALFGLPYWFGIRTEKVYNDIIDTYSGTGNVSIVEKSYEKGWLNSRAKTTFVIKNGDAELIKLEETDTIYHGPFPVQAVLSGLGGLTPVMAVIDSKLVLVPADESEFSNFIKKLPPASLLTRLSMDGGGITDITMPGIESEQGEEGEKLKWQGLTGDVKFSPEFKDVDTELKSPGLNITGKESDVSVTGIAADSRLKYVGPENKYPVGDINFTVAEVAIRTKDESSGGYDNFSITGIELTGTSTESEGLLNSTHSLGFRELDAGGGKYGPGGYELAIRNIDMESWIKIQELLKNNQKAPQTEEQRQIFMTELMKIVPGLIKKSPEIELTKLNIMTADGSIDGHLKISVDGTGMDNPELASNPLFLIAAIKADARVAVTKSLLETIITDYKKEEITDDFRKADDEVPPPDEIAGMAKEEMGDEIKGLMDQGIITESADNYEINASYDMGQVTLNGQPLDMQSLIGD; encoded by the coding sequence ATGCGCCGCGTCATAATCGTTATAGTGCTCATAGTGGTCCTGGCCCTGTTCGGACTGCCTTACTGGTTCGGCATCCGGACGGAGAAGGTCTATAACGATATAATCGACACGTATTCCGGAACGGGCAATGTATCGATCGTCGAAAAGAGCTACGAGAAGGGGTGGCTCAATTCCAGAGCAAAGACCACCTTCGTTATCAAAAACGGCGACGCCGAACTGATCAAGCTCGAGGAAACCGATACGATATACCACGGCCCCTTTCCCGTACAGGCGGTATTGAGCGGGCTCGGGGGACTCACGCCGGTCATGGCCGTCATAGATTCAAAACTCGTCCTCGTGCCGGCGGACGAATCGGAGTTCTCGAATTTCATCAAGAAGCTCCCGCCCGCGAGTCTTCTGACCAGGCTGTCCATGGACGGCGGAGGAATAACCGACATCACGATGCCGGGTATAGAATCGGAACAAGGCGAAGAAGGGGAGAAGCTCAAATGGCAGGGATTGACCGGCGACGTAAAGTTCAGCCCCGAATTTAAGGACGTGGACACCGAGCTAAAATCGCCCGGTCTCAATATTACCGGCAAGGAGAGCGACGTATCCGTAACGGGCATCGCCGCGGACTCCAGACTAAAGTACGTGGGGCCCGAGAATAAATACCCGGTCGGGGATATTAACTTCACGGTCGCCGAGGTAGCGATCCGGACGAAGGACGAGAGCAGCGGCGGGTACGATAATTTCTCCATAACCGGCATAGAGCTAACCGGCACATCGACCGAATCGGAAGGGCTCCTCAACAGCACGCACAGTCTCGGGTTCAGGGAGCTCGACGCGGGGGGCGGCAAATACGGCCCCGGCGGTTACGAGCTCGCCATAAGGAACATAGACATGGAATCGTGGATAAAAATCCAGGAGCTCCTCAAAAACAACCAGAAAGCCCCGCAAACGGAGGAGCAGAGGCAGATATTCATGACGGAGCTCATGAAGATAGTTCCCGGCCTAATAAAGAAATCGCCCGAGATCGAGCTCACGAAACTAAACATCATGACGGCCGACGGGAGCATAGACGGCCACCTGAAGATTTCCGTCGACGGGACGGGTATGGACAACCCGGAGCTCGCGTCCAACCCCCTCTTCCTGATCGCCGCGATCAAGGCCGACGCCAGGGTCGCAGTGACTAAATCGCTTCTCGAAACCATAATTACCGATTACAAGAAGGAAGAGATAACGGACGATTTCAGAAAGGCAGACGACGAAGTGCCGCCCCCCGATGAAATCGCCGGAATGGCCAAAGAAGAGATGGGAGACGAGATCAAGGGTCTCATGGACCAGGGCATAATCACGGAGAGCGCGGACAATTACGAGATCAACGCAAGCTACGATATGGGACAGGTAACGCTCAACGGGCAGCCGCTGGATATGCAGTCGTTAATAGGCGATTAG
- a CDS encoding MlaD family protein: protein MSQKPNFFKIGLFVILALLILAGGIIFFGGAKFFEKKVTIETYFDQSVQGLSVGSALQFQGVQIGNVSYIGFVFNEYKTHRQYVLVRAEIYGNKVAGKGRRQLYETDKERKEGFQNMIKQGLRLQLASQGITGVAFLNAVYLDPDRYPPLDHEWKPEYMYVPSAPGTITQITETIEDLSESIDNIDFKEISDEIEKLVVSLNKAVEDAKVGELSKDLSKLIESLNGATTELNSILKSKDTKETITNITAITSDLKNTLNRTDRLLSSREHSVKLTLENIERISEDLRELLETMKKYPSWVLFGNPPPHIEEEEKPE, encoded by the coding sequence ATGAGCCAGAAACCAAATTTTTTCAAGATAGGACTATTCGTTATACTGGCGCTCCTTATACTCGCGGGGGGGATAATATTTTTCGGCGGCGCGAAGTTTTTCGAGAAGAAGGTCACGATCGAAACCTACTTCGACCAGTCGGTCCAGGGCTTGTCCGTGGGGTCGGCGCTGCAGTTCCAGGGCGTGCAGATCGGGAACGTCAGCTACATCGGTTTCGTTTTCAACGAGTATAAGACACACAGACAATACGTGCTCGTAAGGGCGGAGATATACGGCAACAAGGTAGCGGGAAAGGGCAGGAGACAACTCTATGAAACCGATAAAGAGAGGAAAGAGGGTTTTCAGAATATGATAAAACAGGGGCTCAGGCTCCAGCTCGCCTCCCAGGGTATTACGGGTGTCGCGTTCCTTAACGCCGTATACCTCGATCCCGACCGCTACCCGCCTCTCGATCACGAGTGGAAGCCGGAATATATGTATGTACCGTCCGCGCCGGGGACGATCACGCAGATCACGGAGACGATCGAAGACCTCTCGGAAAGCATAGACAACATCGACTTTAAAGAGATCTCCGACGAAATAGAAAAACTGGTCGTATCCCTGAACAAGGCTGTAGAAGACGCGAAGGTAGGAGAATTGAGCAAGGACCTGAGCAAGCTCATCGAGAGCCTCAACGGCGCGACCACGGAGCTGAATTCGATACTGAAAAGCAAGGACACGAAGGAAACGATCACCAATATCACAGCCATTACCTCCGACCTCAAAAACACGCTCAACCGGACCGACCGCCTGCTTTCGAGCCGGGAGCACAGCGTGAAATTGACACTTGAGAATATCGAGCGCATTTCGGAAGACCTGAGGGAGCTGTTGGAGACGATGAAGAAGTATCCGTCATGGGTCCTTTTCGGGAACCCGCCGCCGCACATCGAAGAGGAGGAGAAACCTGAATGA
- a CDS encoding LuxR C-terminal-related transcriptional regulator, producing the protein MENSVFTFLKSFQEHEQVCHLFENDSECYEVAANYFIHGIRAGSACVYISDRHAPPELLKRLEGHGITSNGGSGGRPFEELLIGGRLKEPVRADDIITLIDKGLDRVIRKGKKTVRVLMLLNRDPFFFLTDSERLLMKAQLNRICLEKPVVMMNQYNIERISSKELLSIFKTHTTIVERNLVFKSPLYTEPGALLKEGESELDKFKMLSGKEKKILGLITNGLSNSAIAEELTISIKTVETHRANIMKKLGIHNLVDLVKFSMRNGMG; encoded by the coding sequence ATGGAAAATTCCGTATTCACGTTTCTTAAATCCTTCCAAGAGCACGAGCAGGTATGCCACCTCTTCGAGAACGATTCTGAATGCTACGAGGTGGCGGCCAACTATTTCATCCACGGCATCAGGGCCGGAAGCGCCTGCGTTTACATATCCGACCGTCACGCCCCGCCGGAGCTGTTAAAGAGGCTCGAAGGGCACGGTATCACCTCTAACGGGGGATCGGGCGGGCGGCCGTTCGAGGAGCTCCTTATAGGCGGCCGCTTGAAGGAGCCCGTAAGGGCGGACGACATAATTACGCTCATAGATAAGGGGCTCGACAGGGTCATAAGGAAGGGAAAGAAGACGGTGCGCGTATTGATGTTATTGAACAGGGACCCTTTCTTCTTCCTCACGGATTCCGAGAGGCTCCTGATGAAGGCTCAATTGAACAGGATATGCCTGGAGAAGCCTGTCGTGATGATGAACCAGTACAACATCGAGCGCATAAGCTCGAAGGAGCTGCTTTCGATATTCAAGACCCACACGACTATAGTCGAGAGGAACCTCGTCTTCAAGAGCCCCCTTTACACGGAGCCGGGAGCGTTACTCAAGGAAGGCGAGAGCGAGCTCGACAAGTTCAAGATGCTCTCCGGGAAGGAGAAGAAGATACTCGGCCTCATCACGAACGGCCTCAGCAACAGCGCCATAGCGGAGGAGCTCACGATAAGCATCAAGACAGTCGAGACCCACCGGGCGAACATAATGAAAAAGCTCGGCATCCACAACCTCGTCGATCTGGTGAAGTTTTCGATGAGGAACGGTATGGGGTAA
- a CDS encoding GAF domain-containing protein, giving the protein MSDSNTVRTHTANLDRMDDTGFGSGSTEGLTAPDLPGGPLQLDLDKKYEKISRYEKTVRIITQKVHRSLDLDDVIDCAVDVMNKHIETAGNVSIYIVEGDKAVLKSYRGYPYYYMEKLAAIPYPRGFTWKTILESRPCYCPDVDKDTIIGQLGRELGTKSYVSMPIRHKGKAIGCININSLRKNAFDQEELDLLEIVASSIESAINNARRADALKKSREALRENIAKLRRKNRFEKVISSVTRSVHRSLEVSEVFENAVEAIYNEVREAGHVMIYMIENTGTEEKNSYAVMKAQRGHPDSFIERVKRIPYPMGATWKAIMGGKPRYIADSDADPHLGQAGRDYGAKSYISMPIKLEDDTVGCIHIHSFKKSAFNRDHVKLLDIVARQLETAINNARKTEALRKSEEALRKTRDELEGRVRERTSELQKSNTLLIKEILERRYVENELKQSLTEKDVLLKEIHHRVKNNLQIISSLLNLQSRKLKDGKARASFVESNNRIRSIATLHEQLYRSKDLSRIDFGAHIRNMTNHLLRSYGVGSDRIRIAVDSEQIYLDINTAIPLGLVVNELVSNAIKHGFDGITEGEIKIVFRRINDKYSLSMSNNGIKFPEGFDIGSSNTLGLELVSSLSKQLKGTIALSSGDVTEFNLVFGA; this is encoded by the coding sequence ATGTCGGATTCGAATACGGTCAGGACTCACACGGCGAATTTAGACCGAATGGACGATACCGGCTTCGGAAGCGGTTCCACTGAGGGACTCACAGCACCGGATCTTCCGGGAGGGCCGCTTCAGCTCGACCTCGACAAGAAGTACGAAAAAATCAGCAGATACGAAAAGACCGTCAGAATCATTACGCAGAAGGTCCACAGGTCTCTCGATCTCGACGACGTCATCGACTGCGCGGTCGATGTCATGAACAAGCATATAGAGACGGCCGGGAACGTCTCGATCTATATAGTCGAGGGCGACAAGGCGGTACTCAAATCCTATAGAGGGTATCCGTATTATTACATGGAAAAGCTCGCCGCGATCCCCTACCCTAGGGGGTTCACCTGGAAGACCATTCTTGAATCCAGGCCTTGCTATTGTCCCGACGTCGATAAGGACACCATAATAGGGCAACTCGGCAGGGAGTTGGGGACGAAGTCTTACGTTTCGATGCCTATCCGCCATAAGGGCAAGGCGATAGGATGCATCAACATCAATTCCTTGAGGAAAAATGCGTTCGACCAGGAAGAGCTGGACCTTCTAGAAATAGTCGCTTCCTCGATCGAATCGGCGATAAACAATGCGAGGAGAGCCGATGCCCTCAAGAAATCGCGGGAGGCGCTCAGGGAAAACATAGCGAAGCTCAGAAGGAAGAACCGGTTTGAAAAGGTCATAAGCTCGGTCACGAGGTCGGTGCACCGGTCTCTCGAAGTTTCCGAGGTGTTTGAAAATGCGGTCGAAGCTATTTACAACGAGGTCAGGGAAGCGGGCCATGTAATGATCTACATGATAGAAAACACCGGTACGGAGGAAAAGAATTCTTACGCAGTTATGAAAGCTCAGCGCGGGCACCCGGACAGTTTTATAGAGCGCGTAAAGCGGATACCCTACCCCATGGGGGCTACATGGAAGGCGATCATGGGCGGCAAGCCGAGATACATAGCCGATTCCGATGCAGACCCGCATCTCGGACAGGCGGGCAGGGATTACGGTGCAAAGAGCTACATTTCGATGCCTATCAAGCTGGAAGACGACACAGTGGGCTGCATACACATTCATTCGTTCAAGAAAAGCGCATTTAACAGGGACCACGTCAAGCTGCTCGACATAGTCGCGAGGCAGCTTGAAACTGCGATCAACAACGCCAGGAAAACCGAGGCGCTCAGGAAGTCCGAGGAGGCCTTGCGGAAGACGAGAGACGAGCTCGAAGGGCGCGTCAGGGAGCGCACCTCGGAGCTCCAGAAATCGAACACGCTCCTCATCAAGGAGATTCTCGAAAGGAGGTATGTCGAGAACGAATTAAAGCAGTCGCTCACCGAAAAGGACGTCCTGCTCAAAGAGATCCACCACAGAGTGAAGAACAACCTCCAGATAATTTCGAGCCTCCTCAATCTCCAGTCCCGCAAGCTCAAAGACGGAAAGGCCCGTGCGTCCTTCGTCGAGAGCAACAACCGCATAAGGTCTATAGCCACGCTCCACGAGCAGCTCTACCGCTCGAAGGACCTCTCCCGTATCGATTTCGGGGCGCACATAAGGAATATGACGAACCACCTGCTCCGCTCCTACGGCGTGGGGAGCGACCGTATAAGAATAGCGGTCGATTCCGAGCAGATATACCTCGATATCAACACTGCGATCCCGCTCGGGCTCGTAGTGAACGAGCTCGTGTCCAATGCGATCAAGCACGGGTTTGACGGCATAACCGAAGGCGAGATAAAGATCGTATTCAGGAGGATAAATGACAAATACTCTCTCAGCATGAGTAATAACGGGATTAAATTCCCCGAGGGCTTCGACATTGGCTCAAGCAATACACTGGGGCTCGAGCTTGTATCGTCGCTCTCGAAGCAGCTCAAAGGCACGATAGCGCTTTCGAGCGGGGACGTTACGGAATTCAACCTCGTATTCGGGGCGTAG